A window from Solanum stenotomum isolate F172 chromosome 5, ASM1918654v1, whole genome shotgun sequence encodes these proteins:
- the LOC125865047 gene encoding GABA transporter 1-like: MAVVLPIPEYAENGPKELDAGSLFVLKSRGSWLHCGYHLTTAIVAPALLSLPFAFTLLGWIGGMICLSMAALVTFYSYNLLSLVLEHHAMLGKRQLRFRDMARDILGPGWGRYFVGPLQQGLCYGLVIASTLLGGQSLKFIYLLSRPNGSMQLYQFIIICGGLTLVMAQLPSFHSLRNINLVSLILCLIYCACTTAGSIHIGHSNKAPERDYSITGVGINRIFGIFNAISIIATTYGNGIIPEIQATIAPPTTGKMLKGLLLCYSVVISTFFSVAISGYWAFGNQAQPSVLQNFMLDRMPLLPKWFLLITYIFTFVQVSAVSLTYLQPTNVVLEKRFSDPKKGEFSIRNVVPRFISRSLSVIIATTLAAMLPFFGDIMALFGAFGCIPLDFILPMVFYNVTFKPPRKSIIFWGNTIIALVSTVLSLIGAVASVRQMVLDAKTYRLFANM, translated from the exons ATGGCTGTTGTACTTCCTATCCCAGAATATGCTGAAAATGGTCCCAAAGAGCTTGACGCCGGCAGCCTTTTCGTCCTGAAATCCCGAG GGTCATGGTTGCACTGTGGATACCATTTGACAACGGCGATAGTGGCGCCGGCGCTGCTGAGTTTGCCGTTTGCTTTCACGTTGTTGGGATGGATAGGGGGAATGATATGCCTGAGCATGGCAGCGCTGGTCACCTTTTATTCCTATAATCTTTTGTCTTTAGTATTGGAGCACCATGCTATGCTTGGCAAGCGCCAGCTTCGTTTCAGAGATATGGCTCGTGATATTTTAG GGCCAGGATGGGGCAGGTATTTTGTGGGTCCACTTCAACAAGGCTTATGTTATGGCTTAGTCATTGCATCAACTCTTCTTGGTGGGCAAAGCCTCAAG tTCATTTATTTGTTGAGTAGACCAAATGGAAGCATGCAGCTGTACCAATTTATCATTATCTGTGGAGGGCTAACACTAGTGATGGCACAATTGCCATCCTTCCATTCCCTAAGGAATATCAATCTTGTCTCCTTGATTCTCTGTCTTATTTATTGTGCTTGCACAACTGCAGGATCCATTCACATTG GACATTCTAATAAAGCACCTGAAAGAGATTATTCAATTACTGGGGTTGGTATTAATCGCATATTTGGTATCTTTAATGCTATTTCTATCATCGCAACTACCTACGGAAATGGAATCATTCCCGAAATACAG GCGACAATAGCACCTCCAACAACAGGGAAAATGTTGAAGGGACTATTATTGTGTTACAGTGTAGTGATATCGACATTTTTCAGTGTTGCGATTTCTGGATATTGGGCTTTTGGAAACCAAGCTCAACCATCAGTGCTCCAAAATTTCATGTTAGATAGGATGCCTTTGCTGCCCAAATGGTTTCTCTTGATCACTTATATCTTCACCTTTGTCCAAGTATCAGCTGTTAGCTTG ACTTACTTACAACCAACAAATGTAGTATTAGAAAAGAGATTTTCAGATCCAAAAAAAGGCGAATTCTCAATCCGCAATGTGGTTCCCCGGTTTATTTCCCGGTCACTATCGGTGATCATTGCGACAACGTTAGCTGCAATGCTACCTTTTTTTGGAGACATTATGGCTTTGTTTGGAGCATTTGGTTGCATTcctcttgattttattttgcCTATGGTCTTCTATAATGTCACTTTCAAACCTCCAAGAAAGAGCATAATTTTCTGGGGAAATACCATAATTGCTCTTGTCTCAACGGTGTTGTCTTTAATTGGGGCTGTAGCATCTGTGCGGCAAATGGTGCTTGACGCCAAGACATATCGTCTGTTTGCGAATATGTGA